The sequence AGGTCAGTATCGTTCCCTCTGGGTTCGATGGGATACAGATGGGCTGAAAAAGATACGGATAAACAAAAATGGAGAATAGAAAACAGATGCGGTGTTTCCGGAAAAGAAATTTCCCCGGCTTTGAGTCTTATAGATATAGCTGATGAAACCGTTGCTGTGAATATTCCTTCATTTGACGGCGGAAACGATGCGGTACGACATGTTCCCGCAGTAGAAGTTGAAACAGTAAACGGAAAAAAGTTCGTAACCACAATTTTTGATCTTTTGAATGCCCAGCTGGGAGTCAACAGAGGTTTAAAAGGGGACTACCCGGAGTCATACGAAGATGAAAATGCCTATACACCTGCTTGGCAGGAAAAATTAACCGGAGTAAAATCTGAAACGGCTATTCAGGTGGCCAGAGAATTTGCCGATAACGCCTCAAAAACAAAAGGCAAATCGATGATTATAATCGGTGCCGGAGTAAATCACTGGTATCACAGCGATTTGATGTACCGTTCTGCAATAATGGCTCTGATGCTGACAGGATCTGTCGGTGTAAACGGCGGAGGTCTTGCCCATTATGTTGGGCAGGAAAAAGTAGCAATGCTCTCTTCATGGGCTGCTCTTGCAATGGCAGGCGACTGGCTGAAACCTCCCAGAGTTCAAAACACTCCCTCCTTCTGGTACATGCATTCCAACCAGTGGAAATATGAAGGCAGTGTATTCGATTACTTTCAGGTTAAAGATAAATCAAAATTTAAAGAACAGCATAATGCAGATTTTACAGCTAAGGCAGTCAGGCTTGGCTGGCTGCCCTTTTATCCCAATTTCAGTGAGAACCCTCTTAAACTTGCAGAAAAGGAAGATCCGGCTGCCTATATTACTGAACAGCTGAAAAACAATAAACTCCGCTTCGCTGTGGAGGAAACCGACCGTGAGGAGAATCACCCACGCGTATGGTTTATCTGGAGGGCGAATGCCATCGCTTCAAGTGCCAAAGGGCATGAGTATTTTATGAGACATGTGCTGGGTACAGATGATAATCTGAGTGCTGATGAAAAAGCCGGCGATTTACAGACCGTGGAGAATATCAAAAATTCTCAGGGTAAGCTTGATCTGATTGTCGATTTGAATTTCAGAATGGACACTTCAGCCTTGTATTCGGACATTATACTGCCAGCTGCAACCTGGTATGAAAAGGATGACTTGAATACTACAGATATGCACTCTTTTGCCCATCCTTTGAGAAAAGCGGTTGCTCCGCTTTGGGAGTCCAAAAGTGACTGGGATACATTTAAAGCGATAGCAAAAAAATTCAGTAACCTTGCAAAAGCACATTTTGAGAAACCGGTAAAGGATATAGTGGCAGCTCCGCTTATGCACGATACCCCCGGTGAAATTGCCCAGAGTGATACAGCGGATTGGAAATACGGGGAAACGGAACCGGTTCCGGGCAAAACTATGCCAAAACTTGTGACTGTAGAGAGAGATTATCAGAGAATTTACGATAAATTTGTTTCGTGGGGACCCGCCGCATCACAATCAATAGGCGCCCACGGTGTAGCATGGGATTCTTCCGAAGAATATAACGAATTAAAGAAAATTAACGGAACGGTATCGTTCGGGGGCAATGAATATCCGAAATTAGAGGAAGCCTCCGAAGCTGTGAATACAATTCTGCATATGGCACCGGAGGGTAACGGAAAAGCTGCTGAGAAGGGTTTTAAAAAGTTATCAGAAATATGCGGGATAGATTTTTCTCCTCTTGTTAAGGGTAATGAAAAAGTAAGAATGAATATAGATGATATTACCATTCAGCCCCGGAGAATAAATACTTCCCCGTATTGGAGCGGAATTGTTGATGAAGGGCGTCCCTATTCTTCCTATACGATAAATACCGAATTCGGTGTTCCCTGGCGTACCATGACAGGAAGACAGCACTTTTATCTGGACCATGACTTTTATATAGCTGCTGGTGAGGCTTTGCCCGTTTACAAGCCGAATCTTGCTGAAAATTCCCTCAATGAAACGGATAAGGTTGCCGAAGGTGGTTTAAAACTGAATTATCACACGCCCCACGGTAAATGGCAGATTCACAGTACTTATTTTGATAATCTCAGAATGCTCAGTCTTTCCAGAGGCGGCCAGGTCATCTGGCTTAATGAAAAGGATGCTGCCGGGCAGGGTATTGAAGACAACGACTGGGTTGAGGTTTACAACAATAATGGTGTGGTTGTCTGCAAAACAGTTGTCTCTTCAAGAATGCCGGAGGGGGTATGCTACATATACCATGCCACGGAAAGAACAATTAACGCCCCGCTCTCAGAAAAAACCGGTAACAGATCGGGCAATCACAACAGTCTCACAAGAGTCCGTTTGAAGCCCCTCGCCATGGCCGGAGGTTACGGGCAGTTCAGTTATTATTTCAACTATTGGGGTCCCATAGGTGTAAACAGAGACAGTTATGTGATTGTCAAAAAAGCTGAAAAAGTGAGGTTTTGATATGGATGTACGTGCACAGTTTGCCATGGTGATGAATCTGGAAAAATGTATCGGGTGCC comes from Flexistipes sp. and encodes:
- a CDS encoding nitrate reductase subunit alpha, coding for MTNKNKWFQILKSPKRRQWEELYRNRWQYDRVVRSTHGVNCTGSCSWNVYVKDGVVTGEIQADDYPAIGGDIPHTEPRGCARGASFSWYLYNPMRIKYPYIRGTLLDLWREAKNKHNDPVKAWESIVEDKSNREKYTSRRGKGGLRRADFEEASEIIAASNLYTIKKYGPDRIIGFSPIPAMSQVSYAAGSRYLNLIGGVVMSFYDWYCDLPLASPQVWGEQTDVCESADWYNSKYTVLMGSNVNVTRTPDAHYLYESKLNGTKVVVMSPDYSSVTKGADLWLKLNKGEDGAFWLAVNHVILSEFYRDKKDEYFNSYVKKYTDLSYLVMLEDDGENKSAGKYLRASDIENTKNEEHADWKPSVLDEKTRSVSFPLGSMGYRWAEKDTDKQKWRIENRCGVSGKEISPALSLIDIADETVAVNIPSFDGGNDAVRHVPAVEVETVNGKKFVTTIFDLLNAQLGVNRGLKGDYPESYEDENAYTPAWQEKLTGVKSETAIQVAREFADNASKTKGKSMIIIGAGVNHWYHSDLMYRSAIMALMLTGSVGVNGGGLAHYVGQEKVAMLSSWAALAMAGDWLKPPRVQNTPSFWYMHSNQWKYEGSVFDYFQVKDKSKFKEQHNADFTAKAVRLGWLPFYPNFSENPLKLAEKEDPAAYITEQLKNNKLRFAVEETDREENHPRVWFIWRANAIASSAKGHEYFMRHVLGTDDNLSADEKAGDLQTVENIKNSQGKLDLIVDLNFRMDTSALYSDIILPAATWYEKDDLNTTDMHSFAHPLRKAVAPLWESKSDWDTFKAIAKKFSNLAKAHFEKPVKDIVAAPLMHDTPGEIAQSDTADWKYGETEPVPGKTMPKLVTVERDYQRIYDKFVSWGPAASQSIGAHGVAWDSSEEYNELKKINGTVSFGGNEYPKLEEASEAVNTILHMAPEGNGKAAEKGFKKLSEICGIDFSPLVKGNEKVRMNIDDITIQPRRINTSPYWSGIVDEGRPYSSYTINTEFGVPWRTMTGRQHFYLDHDFYIAAGEALPVYKPNLAENSLNETDKVAEGGLKLNYHTPHGKWQIHSTYFDNLRMLSLSRGGQVIWLNEKDAAGQGIEDNDWVEVYNNNGVVVCKTVVSSRMPEGVCYIYHATERTINAPLSEKTGNRSGNHNSLTRVRLKPLAMAGGYGQFSYYFNYWGPIGVNRDSYVIVKKAEKVRF